One Homo sapiens chromosome 2 genomic patch of type NOVEL, GRCh38.p14 PATCHES HSCHR2_10_CTG7_2 genomic window, CAGGGCAGAGAAGTCAAAGCCCTCGGTTTTCTAGTCAAACTGGTGGGCCACAACAGTGGTGACCTAAGTCTAATGAATCTTCAACTGAACAAGGCAGATTGAATCTCCAGGTGAGGACCAAGAGTCTGGGGATCAGCTGCCTCCACATTTTTGGGCATAGAAGGCTGTACAATACCGCCTTTGTTGTAAGAGCAAGGAACCATTCAGGGAAGGCACCATGTGGTAAGGAATAGAGGCCAGACGTGGATTAAGAACAAAACAAGAGAATAGTGTTTGTCTTTAAGTGGAGCCTTGGACTCAAAACAGGATCTGAGccctgaggatttttttttttttaattgagatggagtcttcgtctgtcacccaggctggagtgcagtggcgcgatctcagctcactgcaacctccttcccctgggttcaagcgattctcgtgtctcagcctccctagtagctgggattacaggtggctgccaccacactcggcgagttttttgtatttttagtggaaacggggtttcaccacgttggccaggctggtcttgaactcctgacctcaagtgatccacccacctcggcctcccaaattgttaggGATATCACGCATGAGCCACTACAACTGGCCCTTGTGGGAAGGCACAGCCATGTCTCCTGAAGTTAACAAGCACTAAGCTTTCCCAAGTAGTGAAATGTCAAGCCCCTGCTTCTGtcacttatttgttcattcagcagAAAGTCACTGAGAGCCTTCTGTGCaccaggcacagtgctgggcagTGAAAGAGACAGACATGTGCCCTGGACCCAGGGAGATGACAAGTGATGGCTGTCAGGCCCAGACCCTGTTGTTTGTCTGCAGCCTCTTCCCTCAGGCAACTTGTTCTCTATCAGGAGAAACGAAATAATTATTATCTGGAGAGGCAGGTGGGGGCGCTGCTCCTAGAAGACTGGGACAGCCTGGTAGAGGTTCTAGCTTGATCATGTGAGCAGTGGAAACCATTTTAAGTAGGAGGTTAACAGGAccaaaatagcatttaaaaaattgtttatggCCACTGTGAAGCCAGTTTCACCAGCGTCACTTGCCCATGCTGGGCTGCCACCCAGCTAATTCCTGGTCCTGCTCATTTAGCCCAGCTCAGCTCACATCACTTCCTCCAGAAACTAGAGAAGGGTAGAGCCCCTGACCATCTTCACAGCATTAGTCCTGATAGCTGAATCTTACGTCAGTTGTTAACATCTGTGACCTGTGCAGGGAGAATGGCAGGGCTGAGTTTCACCTACATTGTTTCCCCAATACCTACAGCAGAGCCAAGCACAGTGGGAACTTTCAGAAAGCACTGGTTGAAGGAACGCTGGAATCCCTGGGACTTACTGCGTAGCATGTAGTAGTTGCTCCTCTAGAAAAGTTTCACCTTATGAAGTATAGCAGGTAAAATACAAGCCTGGACCACTTCCCGTGTGGTATGCAGGGAACGGTTGATGGGGCAAAGGGCCTCGGGCTATAGCCCTAGGAATTTCAGGGAACCTGATGATGGCTCTGGGATCCTCTGTCTCCTGGATCCTGCATTTTTCTCTGCAGGCTCTGATGCTGGTGTCTGGTAGAAGAAGGTTACTCACAGTTCTGCTGCAGGCTCAGAAGTGGCCCTTTCAACCCTCCAGAGACATGAGACTAGTGCAGTTCCGGGCACCCCACCTGGTGGGGCCTCACTTGGGCCTGGAGACAGGGAATGGTGGAGGGGTTATCAACCTCAATGCCTTTGACCCCACACTCCCGAAGACGATGACGCAGTTCCtagagcagggagaggccacCCTCTCAGTGGCAAGAAGGTAAGTAAGTGGGCAGCATCGCCCTGAAGCAGCTGCCCTGGTCCCCCTGCACCCTCCCCGCTCTGGGAAACAGCACCAGCAGGTAGCTCTTTTGCAAGGGAGCAGAGTAACCCCACCTTTCCTTTTCTCCCGTTCTCTTAAAAGATCCTTAGAAATCTTACATAATAACATCTTCAGttttcagaggagaaaactgagagcTAGGGGAGGTGATTAACAATTTGAAGGCCATACATGTGGTGCTGGAACCAGGACTCTATACTTCATCACACTGCCTCCTCTGGGAATGAAGTCCTGGACTGACTGACGGGTCTGGGCCCGGGGGTCCTAAAAGGCATCTTATGCAGCTGGGGGAGTGATATAGACTCCCAGCTCCTACAAGGAGAGAGGACTGCAAGGAGGTTTTCTATAAGACACTTGGTTCCTGGGTTTGGACTAGATTAGGTGAGAGTGTCCCTGAAGCCTGGACCCCTATAGAATCTGGTCTAAGGAGCTGAtgaacaataaattaaaaatactttaagatGTCATTTTCatctattaaaatggaaaaaaatacaaatgtttcaCAGCTCACAGTATTAACAGTATGTTCCCATATTGCCATATTCTGCAAAGACTGGAAATCTCCATGCCCCTCATTAGGGACTTGGGTATATCTCTATAGAGCAGTAATATGCAGCCACAAGAAATAAAGAGGACACTCTCTATGTATTGTTACATATTGTTAAGCAGAGATCTCCAAAatcagttgtttttttaaaagatgtaaatagTATGCTATCATTTGCATACAAAAGGGTGGGAGAAGAATATCCATAGAG contains:
- the FAHD2A gene encoding oxaloacetate tautomerase FAHD2A, mitochondrial isoform X5, coding for MLVSGRRRLLTVLLQAQKWPFQPSRDMRLVQFRAPHLVGPHLGLETGNGGGVINLNAFDPTLPKTMTQFLEQGEATLSVARRALAAQLPVLPRSEVTFLAPVTRPDKVVCVGMNYVDHCKEQNVPVPKEPIIFSKFASSIVGPYDEVVLPPQSQIHTT